One Microlunatus soli genomic window carries:
- a CDS encoding NAD-dependent epimerase/dehydratase family protein, producing the protein MSRVVLVTGVSRDLGARFARTLAASPDVVVIGVDVVPPRFDIGEARYVRADIRNAAISRVITAEQVDTVVHLGMIATPNGPGGRSVMKEINVIGTMQLLAACQRAPSVHRLVVQSSAAVYGASPRDPARFTEDMNARVQPRSGFAKDAIEIESYVRGLARRRSDLVVSTLRLASRLGAGVDSWLTRYLTLPVVPRPMGYDARLQFLHPTDAVRALLAATERDLPGTFNVAADDVVTLGLVLAAVGNPAMPLPAGWAPSLSGIARQARAVDLTADQIAALTYGRVMDTSRFRAVGFEPEISSRAALDEFAAAARPGPLHRTRVSTVLDRAAALAGRTVDRVAALAGERGSRG; encoded by the coding sequence ATGTCGCGGGTCGTGTTGGTGACCGGGGTCTCCCGGGATCTCGGTGCGCGCTTCGCCCGTACGCTGGCGGCGTCGCCCGACGTGGTCGTGATCGGGGTGGACGTCGTACCACCGCGTTTCGACATCGGCGAGGCCCGCTACGTCCGGGCCGACATCCGCAACGCCGCGATCAGTCGGGTGATCACCGCCGAGCAGGTCGACACCGTGGTCCATCTCGGGATGATCGCCACACCCAACGGTCCGGGCGGCCGCTCGGTGATGAAAGAGATCAACGTCATCGGCACCATGCAGTTGCTGGCCGCCTGCCAACGTGCCCCCTCGGTGCACCGACTGGTGGTGCAGTCCTCCGCCGCCGTGTACGGCGCCTCACCCCGTGACCCGGCCCGCTTCACCGAGGACATGAACGCCCGGGTCCAGCCACGATCGGGATTCGCCAAGGACGCCATCGAGATCGAGAGCTATGTCCGCGGCCTGGCCCGGCGTCGTTCCGACCTGGTCGTCAGCACCCTGCGACTGGCCAGTCGGCTTGGCGCCGGCGTCGATTCCTGGCTGACCCGCTACCTCACCCTGCCGGTGGTGCCGCGACCGATGGGCTACGACGCCAGGCTGCAGTTCCTGCACCCCACCGACGCCGTACGGGCTCTGCTCGCCGCAACCGAACGGGATCTGCCCGGCACCTTCAACGTCGCCGCCGACGACGTCGTCACACTCGGCCTGGTGCTGGCTGCCGTCGGCAATCCGGCGATGCCGCTGCCGGCCGGATGGGCGCCGAGTCTGAGCGGCATCGCTCGGCAGGCCCGGGCGGTCGACCTGACCGCCGATCAGATTGCTGCACTCACCTATGGTCGGGTGATGGACACGTCACGATTCCGCGCGGTCGGCTTCGAGCCGGAGATCAGCTCGCGGGCCGCACTGGACGAGTTCGCCGCTGCCGCGCGACCGGGGCCGCTGCATCGGACCCGGGTGTCGACGGTCCTGGATCGGGCCGCGGCCCTGGCCGGCCGGACCGTCGATCGGGTCGCGGCGTTGGCGGGGGAGCGGGGCAGTCGTGGGTAA
- a CDS encoding 30S ribosomal protein bS22: protein MGSVIKKRRKRMAKKKHRKLLKRTRIQRRRAGK from the coding sequence GTGGGTTCGGTCATCAAGAAGCGCCGCAAGCGGATGGCGAAGAAGAAGCATCGCAAGCTGCTGAAGCGCACGCGCATCCAGCGCCGCCGCGCCGGCAAGTAG
- a CDS encoding phosphotransferase family protein, producing the protein MEAAQVTGHARRLGIGDVGRPVPLKPGLGGNELWRLRRDRSGAGDLVLRLFPVGADDALADRESAAHAVAAAHGVPTPRIVGQDRLDDRPVLAMEWVRGPLVSEALWTGSDPERLGRRCGELLATLHRITAAEVDRTLRIANLPNVLVERDWIDWSGPRAADLRPVLAGLDDHRLLHLDFHPENLVLAGDDIVVLDWANTRLGPASADLARTASIIDLIRDGGHPDIGAAQQIAMITFGDGLVAGYAAAAAEPQVPAVVRAWAAAVQLVDLTASWVTPAYQDRLRQRYLNALPNRP; encoded by the coding sequence ATGGAAGCCGCACAGGTCACCGGGCACGCACGTCGGTTGGGGATCGGCGATGTCGGTAGACCGGTCCCGTTGAAGCCCGGGCTCGGCGGCAATGAACTCTGGCGGCTGCGGCGTGACCGATCCGGTGCCGGTGATCTGGTGTTGCGGCTGTTTCCGGTCGGCGCAGACGATGCGCTCGCCGACCGTGAGTCGGCGGCCCACGCGGTGGCTGCGGCGCACGGGGTCCCGACGCCGCGGATCGTGGGTCAGGACCGGCTCGACGACCGCCCCGTGCTGGCGATGGAGTGGGTGCGCGGTCCGCTGGTCAGCGAGGCGTTGTGGACCGGCTCCGACCCTGAACGACTGGGCCGCCGATGCGGAGAACTCCTGGCCACCCTGCATCGGATCACGGCCGCGGAAGTGGACCGGACGCTGCGGATCGCGAACCTCCCGAACGTGCTGGTCGAACGGGACTGGATCGACTGGTCCGGCCCGCGGGCCGCCGACCTTCGTCCGGTGCTCGCCGGGCTGGATGATCATCGGTTGTTGCATCTGGACTTCCATCCGGAGAACCTGGTGCTCGCCGGAGACGACATCGTCGTCCTGGACTGGGCGAACACCCGACTCGGCCCGGCGTCGGCTGATCTGGCCCGGACCGCGTCGATCATCGACCTGATCCGCGACGGCGGACACCCCGACATCGGCGCTGCGCAGCAGATCGCGATGATCACCTTCGGCGACGGCCTTGTCGCCGGGTACGCAGCAGCCGCAGCCGAGCCACAGGTCCCGGCCGTCGTGCGCGCCTGGGCAGCCGCAGTGCAGTTGGTCGACCTGACCGCGAGCTGGGTCACGCCGGCCTACCAGGATCGACTGCGGCAGCGTTACCTCAACGCGTTGCCGAACAGGCCGTAG
- a CDS encoding pyridoxamine 5'-phosphate oxidase family protein translates to MNGESLDPDVADYLDDHRAAAMITTRPDGSSHAVRCGIALVDGRLWSSGTRHRRRTAHLRRDPRCTLFVFGASADDQYSYLTLDTTVTVLDGDDAAEQNWQLFSIMQAAMDPPAGMLFWNGAPLGHDEFLQAMVQEQRLIYQFDVERSYGLFGNALR, encoded by the coding sequence ATGAACGGCGAGTCGCTCGATCCGGACGTCGCCGACTATCTCGATGATCATCGCGCGGCCGCCATGATCACCACCCGGCCGGACGGATCATCACACGCCGTCCGCTGCGGGATCGCGCTGGTCGACGGACGGCTGTGGTCGTCGGGAACCCGGCACCGCCGCCGGACGGCCCATCTTCGGCGGGATCCCCGGTGCACATTGTTCGTCTTCGGCGCTTCGGCCGACGATCAGTACAGCTACCTGACACTGGACACCACCGTCACCGTGCTGGACGGCGACGACGCCGCGGAGCAGAACTGGCAACTCTTCTCGATCATGCAAGCCGCGATGGATCCGCCGGCCGGCATGCTGTTCTGGAACGGGGCGCCGCTGGGACACGACGAGTTCCTGCAGGCGATGGTCCAGGAGCAGCGGCTGATCTACCAGTTCGACGTCGAACGCAGCTACGGCCTGTTCGGCAACGCGTTGAGGTAA
- a CDS encoding AMP-binding protein: MSSPAAEVRAEPSYAAGPSEPALLDETIGANLERTVARFGDNDALVECATGRRWTYAEFDAAVNEVARGLLGLGVAKGDRLGIWAPNRAEWTLVQYATAKIGVILVNINPSYRSHELRYALNQSGCSTVISAAGFKDADYRAMLTEVGPDCPALSRIIYLGEQTWQDLIAAGADQPETAIAEALAGLTPDEPINIQYTSGTTGYPKGATLSHRNILNNGYQVTETIGFTDADRLVIPVPFYHCFGMVMGNLGCTTHGATMIIPSEGFAPDAALSAVQAERATALYGVPTMFIAELDHPDFADYDLSTLRTGIMAGSNCPIEVMKRCMNDMSMREVSIAYGMTETSPVSLQTLRDDDVERRTATVGRVHSHVEVKITDATGATAPRGEPGELCTKGYSVMLGYWNEPEKTTAAIDADGWMHTGDLGVMRADGYVNIVGRIKDMVIRGGENVYPREVEEFLYTHPDISDAQVVGVPDPKYGEELCVWIKLRAGAEPIDADALKSFCSGQLARYKIPRYVIITDDFPMTVTGKIRKVQMREESISRLGLQPAPETA, from the coding sequence ATGAGTTCACCTGCCGCAGAAGTCAGGGCCGAACCGTCGTACGCTGCCGGGCCGAGCGAGCCGGCCCTGCTGGACGAGACGATCGGCGCCAACCTGGAACGGACCGTCGCCCGGTTCGGCGACAACGACGCACTGGTGGAGTGTGCGACCGGACGCCGGTGGACCTACGCCGAGTTCGATGCCGCGGTCAACGAGGTGGCCCGCGGCCTGCTCGGTCTCGGCGTCGCCAAGGGCGACCGGCTCGGGATCTGGGCGCCGAACAGGGCCGAATGGACGCTGGTGCAATACGCCACCGCAAAGATCGGCGTGATCCTGGTCAACATCAACCCGTCCTACCGCAGCCACGAGCTCCGTTACGCGCTCAACCAGTCCGGCTGCTCGACGGTGATCAGTGCAGCCGGCTTCAAGGATGCCGACTATCGCGCGATGCTGACCGAGGTCGGCCCGGACTGCCCGGCGCTGTCCCGGATCATCTACCTCGGCGAGCAGACCTGGCAGGACCTGATCGCGGCAGGTGCCGACCAGCCGGAGACAGCGATCGCCGAAGCGCTGGCCGGGCTGACACCGGACGAACCGATCAACATCCAGTACACCTCCGGCACCACCGGCTACCCCAAGGGCGCCACGCTGAGCCATCGCAACATCCTGAACAACGGCTACCAGGTCACCGAGACCATCGGTTTCACCGACGCCGACCGACTGGTCATCCCGGTGCCCTTCTATCACTGCTTCGGCATGGTGATGGGCAACCTCGGCTGCACCACCCACGGCGCGACCATGATCATCCCGAGCGAGGGATTCGCGCCGGACGCGGCACTGTCGGCGGTCCAGGCCGAGCGGGCAACGGCGCTCTACGGCGTCCCGACGATGTTCATCGCCGAGCTTGATCATCCCGACTTCGCCGACTACGACCTGAGCACGCTGCGGACCGGGATCATGGCCGGCTCGAACTGCCCGATCGAGGTGATGAAGCGGTGCATGAACGACATGAGCATGCGGGAGGTGTCGATCGCGTACGGGATGACCGAGACCTCGCCGGTCTCGCTGCAGACGTTACGCGATGACGACGTCGAACGCCGCACCGCGACCGTCGGCCGGGTGCATTCCCATGTCGAGGTCAAGATCACCGACGCGACCGGCGCCACTGCACCCCGTGGCGAGCCGGGAGAGCTGTGCACCAAGGGTTATTCGGTGATGCTCGGCTACTGGAACGAACCGGAGAAGACGACCGCGGCGATCGACGCGGACGGCTGGATGCACACCGGTGATCTTGGTGTTATGCGTGCTGACGGCTACGTCAACATCGTCGGCCGGATCAAGGACATGGTGATCCGTGGCGGCGAGAACGTCTATCCGCGGGAGGTCGAGGAGTTCCTCTACACCCACCCCGACATCTCCGACGCCCAGGTCGTCGGCGTCCCCGATCCCAAGTACGGTGAAGAACTCTGCGTCTGGATCAAACTGCGCGCAGGTGCCGAGCCGATCGACGCCGACGCGCTGAAGTCCTTCTGCAGTGGCCAGCTCGCGCGGTACAAGATCCCCCGCTACGTGATCATCACCGATGACTTCCCGATGACGGTGACCGGCAAGATCAGGAAGGTGCAGATGCGCGAGGAGTCGATCAGTCGACTCGGCCTCCAGCCGGCGCCGGAGACAGCATGA
- a CDS encoding queuosine precursor transporter — protein sequence MTEPVLSGRPTQQIERDDSASDRRTTGPAAPAFAQLSSPYFPILVAGFVGVMLISNITGTKGVVLFPFLNFSAGPFSMHGLVTDGAFYLFPAAYVLGDVISEVYGFKAMRRVILSGFGVLLLASLCFWITVQLPAADFYEGQQAFEAVAGVVPRFLAAGLAGYLVGEFLNSLVLVKMKARSGERRLWARLLGSTVVGEFADTLIFCAIAAGALGISTWQDFVNYTVIGFAWKTLVEILVMPITYRVTAALKRREPTYQQALQAHP from the coding sequence ATGACCGAGCCTGTCCTCTCTGGGCGGCCGACGCAGCAGATCGAGCGGGACGACTCCGCATCCGATCGACGGACCACCGGTCCCGCTGCGCCGGCCTTCGCCCAGCTCTCCAGCCCCTATTTCCCGATCCTGGTCGCCGGCTTCGTCGGCGTCATGTTGATCAGCAACATCACCGGCACCAAGGGTGTCGTCCTCTTCCCCTTCCTGAACTTTTCCGCCGGCCCGTTCTCGATGCACGGCCTGGTCACCGACGGGGCCTTCTACCTCTTCCCCGCCGCCTACGTGCTGGGTGACGTGATCAGCGAGGTGTACGGCTTCAAGGCGATGCGCAGGGTGATCCTGTCCGGCTTCGGCGTGCTGCTGCTGGCCTCGCTGTGTTTCTGGATCACCGTCCAGTTACCGGCCGCCGACTTCTACGAGGGTCAGCAGGCCTTCGAGGCCGTCGCCGGCGTCGTACCGCGCTTCCTGGCCGCCGGACTGGCCGGCTATCTGGTCGGCGAATTCCTGAACTCGTTGGTGCTGGTGAAGATGAAGGCCCGGTCCGGTGAACGCCGGCTCTGGGCCCGGCTGCTCGGCAGCACCGTGGTCGGCGAATTCGCCGACACGCTGATCTTCTGCGCCATCGCCGCCGGCGCGCTGGGCATCTCGACCTGGCAGGACTTCGTCAACTACACGGTGATCGGATTCGCCTGGAAGACCCTGGTGGAGATCCTGGTGATGCCGATCACCTACCGGGTGACCGCCGCCCTGAAGCGTCGCGAGCCGACCTACCAGCAGGCCCTGCAGGCCCACCCCTGA
- a CDS encoding carboxylesterase family protein, producing MDNQRFRAAERAGADSTMRSDDLAYLLHRPDGGSEPLPLVIFLHGAGERGDDLELVAVHGPPRQVSQGQELPFVMAAPQCPADTRWEDHQESLFGLIDELVATLPIDPDRVCLTGLSMGGSGTWSLAARQPGRFAAIAPICGRGDPATADRLTGLPIWAFHNTDDPIVPIAGTTGIVEAIEAAGGDIRATINPVGGHDAWTAAYDDRSLYDWLLDHRRAAVDDGINAG from the coding sequence ATGGATAACCAACGCTTCCGGGCTGCCGAACGCGCCGGCGCGGACTCGACGATGCGGTCCGACGACCTGGCCTATCTGCTGCACCGACCGGACGGCGGGTCCGAGCCGCTGCCGCTGGTGATCTTCCTGCATGGCGCCGGTGAACGCGGCGACGACCTTGAGCTGGTGGCGGTGCACGGCCCACCGCGGCAGGTCAGCCAGGGCCAGGAGCTGCCGTTCGTGATGGCGGCGCCGCAGTGCCCGGCCGACACCAGGTGGGAGGATCACCAGGAGTCGCTGTTCGGGCTGATCGACGAACTCGTCGCGACCCTGCCGATCGATCCCGACCGGGTCTGTCTGACCGGGCTCAGCATGGGCGGGAGCGGCACCTGGAGTCTTGCTGCTCGACAGCCCGGCAGGTTCGCCGCCATCGCGCCGATCTGCGGTCGGGGCGATCCTGCGACGGCCGATCGCCTGACCGGGCTGCCGATCTGGGCGTTCCACAACACCGACGATCCGATCGTGCCGATAGCCGGAACCACCGGCATCGTCGAGGCGATCGAGGCGGCCGGGGGTGACATCCGGGCGACGATCAACCCGGTCGGTGGCCACGATGCCTGGACCGCCGCCTATGACGATCGCTCGCTGTACGACTGGCTGCTCGATCATCGTCGTGCAGCTGTGGATGACGGCATCAACGCGGGCTGA
- a CDS encoding DUF402 domain-containing protein, with translation MSEQWKVTKNKLTGESRAWHADLLAEDEYGTWLYAPAGTTNRDRAGRPVSRLAMDGVQLITRAAWWTAWWWQDGGITVDIATPAERAANSADYVDLELDLWSRGNDFGLVDQDEYDAARDAAMITDEQDHHARAAATVVCRMLAGHDEPFATLGTQWLRWAQATAR, from the coding sequence GTGTCAGAACAGTGGAAGGTCACCAAGAACAAGCTGACGGGGGAGTCCCGTGCCTGGCATGCCGATCTGCTGGCCGAGGACGAGTACGGCACCTGGTTGTACGCACCCGCCGGCACGACGAACCGTGATCGGGCGGGGAGACCCGTCAGTCGGCTGGCCATGGACGGTGTCCAGCTCATTACCCGTGCTGCGTGGTGGACTGCCTGGTGGTGGCAGGACGGTGGCATCACAGTCGACATCGCTACTCCTGCGGAGCGTGCGGCGAACTCCGCTGACTATGTCGATCTTGAGCTCGATCTGTGGTCCAGGGGCAACGACTTCGGGTTGGTCGACCAGGACGAGTACGACGCCGCTCGGGATGCCGCGATGATCACCGACGAGCAAGATCACCACGCGCGGGCTGCGGCAACGGTCGTGTGTCGAATGCTGGCCGGGCACGACGAGCCGTTCGCCACCCTCGGTACGCAGTGGCTGCGATGGGCGCAGGCCACTGCCCGATAG
- a CDS encoding phosphotransferase family protein, producing MPGPPSREIAPRALEIVLTPPQRARLRTVLDLPDLSAVELTGEGWHRFAILAPDCVVLLPRSHRWVPGLEREAAALPLLEQYGIAAPRLIARLDDEELWPYPVSVISRGPWRTWAAVQDRADRERWQQMLAELAELIAGCHRIDVAAVPETLRSSPPASPDPLERTLWHVEDYLRPGVLEELCRSLADAALLSAHRAGVWMKIMSPCLDMPSTFAHRDLNEGQIMINSDGAVAGLIDWESAGVQHPLSDLDFGGWGPGVWQHEPEMSVLRKGFWRHYVRARGGDLPDWLPVQLFMTIIGAPPPEGHTTAWTEQRRDRTIANLRAVDAMI from the coding sequence GTGCCAGGCCCGCCCTCGCGCGAGATAGCTCCGCGCGCGCTGGAGATCGTCCTGACGCCACCGCAACGTGCGCGGCTGCGTACGGTGCTCGATCTGCCGGACCTGTCCGCGGTCGAACTGACCGGGGAGGGCTGGCATCGCTTCGCGATCCTGGCACCGGATTGCGTCGTGTTGTTGCCGCGCAGCCACCGGTGGGTGCCCGGGCTCGAGCGGGAGGCGGCGGCCCTGCCGCTGTTGGAGCAGTACGGCATTGCCGCCCCGCGGCTGATCGCCCGGCTCGACGACGAGGAACTCTGGCCCTACCCGGTCAGCGTCATCTCCCGCGGTCCTTGGCGGACCTGGGCAGCAGTCCAGGATCGTGCCGACCGCGAACGCTGGCAGCAGATGTTGGCCGAACTCGCCGAACTGATCGCCGGCTGTCACCGCATTGACGTCGCCGCCGTGCCGGAGACACTGCGGTCGTCACCACCGGCCAGCCCCGATCCGCTGGAACGCACGCTGTGGCATGTGGAGGACTACCTCCGCCCTGGGGTGTTGGAGGAACTCTGCAGGTCGCTGGCGGATGCGGCACTGCTTTCAGCCCACCGGGCAGGGGTCTGGATGAAGATCATGTCGCCGTGCCTGGACATGCCCTCGACCTTTGCGCATCGGGATCTGAACGAGGGCCAGATCATGATCAACTCCGACGGTGCCGTGGCCGGCCTGATCGACTGGGAGAGTGCCGGTGTCCAGCATCCGCTGAGCGACCTCGACTTCGGTGGCTGGGGTCCGGGCGTCTGGCAGCACGAACCGGAGATGTCCGTGCTGCGCAAGGGATTCTGGCGCCACTACGTTCGTGCGCGCGGAGGTGATCTTCCCGACTGGCTGCCGGTCCAGCTCTTCATGACGATCATCGGTGCGCCACCACCGGAGGGCCACACCACAGCCTGGACCGAGCAGCGCCGGGACCGTACGATCGCCAACCTGCGGGCCGTCGACGCGATGATCTGA
- a CDS encoding helix-turn-helix domain-containing protein — translation MTNQPDSPGVTPIDGTLSGVKFLTVAEVASVMRVSKMSVYRMIHSGELEAARFGRSFRVPEKAVHDYLRGSYFETG, via the coding sequence ATGACCAATCAGCCTGACTCGCCGGGCGTGACCCCGATCGACGGGACGCTCTCCGGCGTGAAGTTCCTGACCGTCGCCGAGGTGGCGTCGGTGATGCGCGTGTCGAAGATGTCGGTTTACCGGATGATCCACTCCGGGGAACTCGAGGCGGCCAGGTTCGGCCGAAGCTTCCGAGTGCCCGAGAAGGCCGTCCACGACTATCTCCGCGGCTCCTACTTCGAGACCGGGTAG
- a CDS encoding DUF1540 domain-containing protein — protein MTTMSLPIVNTCSVEGCSYNHDHDCHAGAITVIEETSACGTYFADGHKGGGAETGHVGACHRTDCVHNSSLECSAESVEIGPAGDVADCLTFSAR, from the coding sequence ATGACCACGATGAGCCTGCCGATCGTCAATACCTGCAGCGTCGAGGGCTGCTCCTACAACCACGACCACGACTGCCACGCCGGCGCGATCACCGTGATCGAGGAGACCTCGGCCTGCGGCACCTACTTCGCCGACGGCCACAAGGGCGGCGGCGCCGAGACCGGCCACGTCGGCGCCTGTCACCGCACTGACTGCGTCCACAACTCCTCGTTGGAGTGTTCGGCCGAAAGCGTCGAGATCGGTCCTGCCGGTGACGTCGCCGACTGCCTCACCTTCAGCGCCCGCTGA
- a CDS encoding acetoin utilization protein AcuC has translation MSADAAPTRSAEARLILSDLLTRYDFGALHPMAPGRVKSAVTLAKALGVLEHLQVVEPPAPSDALIRRVHTDDYIDAVRAGEPDPIHGLGTTDNPVFPRMHEVSSQVAAASVEAARSVWQGEVRRAVNIAGGWHHAMPSAASGFCIYNDLAIAIDWLLQQGCERIAYVDVDVHHGDGVQTIFYNDPRVLTISLHETPVRLFPGTGYPHETGGPAAVGSAVNVALPSGTDDRGWLRAFDAVVPEALAAFKPTILISQHGCDSHRHDPLADLRLSVDGQRASYLEIARLADELTDGRWVAAGGGGYALVDVVPRAWAHLLGIISGRPIPPQTQIPQSWRDQQGADAPESMTDGSPIDFAPMSEGFDPASRLDQAILATRRAVFPELGLDPEF, from the coding sequence ATGAGTGCCGATGCGGCGCCCACCCGGTCGGCTGAGGCCAGGCTGATCCTGTCCGATCTGCTCACCCGCTACGACTTCGGCGCGCTGCATCCGATGGCCCCCGGCCGGGTGAAGAGTGCGGTCACGCTGGCCAAGGCGCTCGGCGTCCTGGAGCACCTGCAGGTGGTCGAACCGCCGGCGCCGAGCGACGCGCTGATCCGCCGGGTGCACACCGACGACTACATCGACGCCGTACGGGCCGGCGAGCCCGATCCGATCCACGGACTGGGCACCACCGACAATCCGGTGTTCCCACGGATGCACGAGGTGAGTTCCCAGGTCGCGGCGGCCAGTGTCGAGGCGGCTCGGTCGGTCTGGCAGGGCGAGGTCCGGCGGGCGGTCAACATCGCCGGCGGCTGGCATCACGCGATGCCCTCGGCGGCCAGCGGCTTCTGCATCTACAACGATCTGGCGATCGCGATCGACTGGTTGCTGCAGCAGGGCTGCGAACGGATCGCCTACGTCGACGTCGACGTTCACCACGGCGACGGCGTCCAGACGATCTTCTACAACGATCCGCGGGTGCTGACGATCAGCCTGCATGAAACGCCGGTCCGACTGTTCCCCGGGACCGGATACCCGCACGAGACCGGCGGACCGGCGGCGGTCGGCAGTGCGGTCAATGTGGCGTTGCCCTCGGGGACCGACGACCGGGGTTGGCTGCGGGCGTTCGACGCGGTGGTGCCGGAGGCGTTGGCAGCGTTCAAGCCGACCATCCTGATCAGTCAGCACGGCTGCGACTCACACCGGCACGATCCGCTGGCCGATCTGCGGCTGAGCGTTGACGGCCAGCGGGCGTCGTACCTGGAGATCGCGCGACTGGCCGACGAACTGACCGACGGGCGCTGGGTGGCAGCCGGGGGCGGCGGCTACGCCCTCGTCGACGTCGTACCGCGGGCCTGGGCGCACCTGTTGGGCATCATTTCCGGTCGGCCGATCCCGCCCCAGACGCAGATCCCACAGAGCTGGCGCGATCAGCAGGGCGCGGACGCACCGGAGAGCATGACCGACGGCAGTCCGATCGACTTCGCTCCGATGAGCGAGGGCTTCGATCCCGCGAGCCGGTTGGATCAGGCGATCCTGGCCACCCGGCGGGCCGTGTTCCCCGAGCTCGGCCTGGATCCCGAATTCTGA
- the proC gene encoding pyrroline-5-carboxylate reductase gives MSQRPVRLAIIGAGVMGETVFSGLLRAGWDAADIVATVRRPERGDELAQRYGIRVLGNTEAAAAAATVLVAVKPQDITAVLDQIGPALRPGALVASLAAGVATDVIEAHLPSGTPVVRVMPNTPAQVDEGMATLSGGKHTESDQVEQVAKLLSATGEVVIVPEKYQDAVTAISGTGPAYLFLVVEAMIEAGVHLGLPRHTATELAVQTMYGSAKLLKETGDHPTVLRERVTSPGGTTAAAIRVLEDHKVRAAFLGAMEAARDRSRALAEAARDEAGQNGADEAPGRNAPA, from the coding sequence GTGAGCCAACGGCCGGTCCGGCTGGCGATCATCGGCGCCGGTGTGATGGGCGAGACGGTGTTCTCCGGGCTGCTTCGGGCCGGCTGGGACGCCGCCGACATCGTCGCCACCGTCCGGCGGCCCGAACGCGGCGACGAGTTGGCACAGCGCTACGGCATCCGGGTGCTGGGTAACACCGAGGCCGCGGCGGCTGCCGCGACCGTGCTGGTCGCGGTCAAACCGCAGGACATCACCGCCGTGCTGGACCAGATCGGACCGGCGCTGCGGCCGGGTGCCCTGGTGGCCTCGCTGGCCGCCGGTGTGGCGACCGACGTGATCGAGGCACACCTGCCGTCCGGTACGCCGGTCGTCCGGGTGATGCCGAACACCCCGGCCCAGGTCGACGAGGGGATGGCGACGCTGTCCGGTGGCAAGCACACCGAGTCCGACCAGGTCGAACAGGTCGCCAAGCTGTTGTCGGCGACCGGCGAGGTTGTGATCGTCCCGGAGAAGTATCAGGACGCCGTCACCGCGATCTCCGGCACCGGCCCGGCGTACCTGTTCCTGGTGGTCGAGGCGATGATCGAGGCCGGCGTCCACCTCGGGCTGCCGCGGCACACCGCTACCGAGTTGGCGGTGCAGACCATGTACGGCTCGGCCAAGCTGCTGAAGGAGACCGGCGATCATCCGACCGTGCTGCGTGAGCGGGTGACCTCGCCCGGCGGCACCACCGCGGCCGCCATTCGGGTGCTCGAGGACCACAAGGTCCGCGCCGCCTTCCTCGGTGCGATGGAAGCCGCCCGGGACCGCAGTCGTGCGCTGGCCGAAGCCGCCCGTGACGAGGCCGGACAGAACGGGGCCGACGAGGCTCCGGGAAGGAACGCCCCCGCATGA